One stretch of Paenibacillus sp. AN1007 DNA includes these proteins:
- a CDS encoding L-threonylcarbamoyladenylate synthase, with protein MQEISLYSSVKKGSAAREAALADLQAAAACLGQGETVAFPTETVYGLGADARSTEAVEAVFAAKGRPSDNPLIVHIAHRDQLQELVTEVNETAEALITAFWPGPLTLVLPVRPGAVSPRVTAGLDTVAVRMPDHPVALPLIAAAACPVAAPSANRSGRPSPTLAAHVREDLDGRIGGIVDGGPTGVGVESTVVQAGDDGTVTILRPGGITAEQLSAVAARVATDPALLAEGAGGDSTSPAPRSPGMKYTHYAPAGALCVVEGPPEAVAAWTRAALAEAAQRGERTAVLAFAEHAEQYRADAVFSLGDASELQEAARRLYAALRSCDEQGATYIVAEACSREGLGAAVMNRLLKAAGNQLIQVG; from the coding sequence ATGCAGGAGATTTCCCTGTATTCCAGTGTGAAAAAGGGGAGCGCCGCCCGTGAAGCGGCGCTTGCTGACCTGCAGGCAGCGGCAGCCTGCCTGGGTCAAGGAGAAACCGTGGCCTTCCCGACCGAGACGGTCTACGGTCTCGGCGCAGATGCGCGGAGCACAGAAGCGGTGGAAGCGGTATTTGCCGCCAAGGGTCGGCCTTCCGACAACCCGCTGATTGTGCATATCGCGCATCGTGACCAGCTGCAGGAACTGGTCACTGAGGTTAACGAGACAGCGGAAGCATTGATCACGGCCTTCTGGCCGGGTCCACTTACGCTGGTGCTGCCGGTTAGGCCAGGGGCGGTGTCCCCGCGCGTCACCGCCGGGCTGGATACGGTGGCCGTGCGCATGCCCGACCACCCGGTGGCTTTGCCGCTCATCGCAGCGGCAGCATGCCCTGTGGCTGCGCCAAGCGCCAACCGTTCCGGGCGGCCCAGCCCGACCCTCGCCGCACATGTGCGGGAGGATCTGGACGGCCGCATCGGCGGCATTGTGGACGGCGGCCCCACCGGGGTGGGCGTCGAGTCCACTGTGGTGCAGGCCGGTGACGACGGTACCGTCACCATCCTGCGCCCGGGCGGCATCACGGCGGAGCAACTGTCCGCCGTGGCCGCCCGTGTCGCCACGGACCCGGCGCTTCTCGCCGAGGGGGCCGGTGGCGACAGCACCAGCCCGGCGCCGCGCTCGCCGGGCATGAAGTACACGCACTACGCACCCGCAGGAGCGCTGTGCGTGGTTGAGGGGCCGCCCGAAGCGGTGGCGGCCTGGACCCGCGCCGCTCTCGCAGAGGCGGCGCAGCGCGGAGAGCGCACCGCGGTGCTGGCGTTCGCCGAGCACGCGGAGCAGTACCGCGCCGATGCCGTATTCTCGCTGGGCGACGCCAGCGAGCTGCAGGAAGCTGCGCGCAGGCTGTACGCCGCGCTGCGCAGCTGCGATGAGCAGGGAGCCACATATATTGTGGCGGAAGCCTGCTCGCGCGAAGGGCTGGGAGCAGCCGTCATGAATCGGCTGCTCAAGGCGGCAGGCAACCAACTCATCCAAGTTGGCTGA
- a CDS encoding manganese efflux pump MntP family protein, whose protein sequence is MWDVSAHVGQLVTILIMAVALGLDAFSLGIGIGMKGIRLRDVLKISTVTALFHIIMPLAGMYMGKYMSSLLGDITNYAAGGLLVLLGGHMILNAFREGETKLVDHRSLLGIILFSLSVSVDSFSVGVSLGMFSSDLVLTILAFGFCGGLMSILGLLLGRRVSQNLGDYGEAVGGAILLAFGLLFIF, encoded by the coding sequence ATGTGGGATGTGTCTGCTCATGTGGGGCAGTTGGTAACCATTCTGATTATGGCCGTTGCGCTTGGGCTGGATGCGTTCTCGCTCGGTATCGGAATTGGCATGAAGGGCATACGGCTGCGGGACGTGTTGAAGATCAGTACGGTCACGGCGCTGTTCCATATCATCATGCCGCTTGCGGGCATGTATATGGGCAAGTATATGAGCTCCTTGCTGGGTGATATTACGAATTATGCGGCAGGCGGCCTGCTTGTGCTGCTGGGCGGTCATATGATTTTGAATGCGTTTCGCGAAGGGGAAACCAAGCTGGTGGATCACCGCTCTTTACTGGGTATTATTTTATTTTCACTCAGTGTCAGCGTAGATTCATTCTCCGTTGGCGTATCGCTGGGCATGTTCAGCAGCGATCTTGTTCTGACGATTCTGGCCTTCGGTTTCTGCGGCGGGTTGATGTCCATCTTGGGGCTGCTGCTGGGACGCCGGGTAAGTCAGAATCTGGGGGATTACGGTGAGGCAGTAGGCGGAGCCATCTTGCTTGCCTTTGGACTTTTGTTTATATTTTAA
- the prmC gene encoding peptide chain release factor N(5)-glutamine methyltransferase, translated as MTPEQSCREAFVEASSFLEKCGVYEPQNNARLLLEHVLGVYGAQYYMMQPEPFPGELRSRWEEAVTRKAAGEPAQYIIGSQEFYGLPFEVTPAVLIPRPETELLVEAVLREADRVCAGAGRAVHAVDIGTGSGAIAVTMASLRPQWQVSAGDLSADALQVAARNAAANGVQIDFREGDLLAPFAGERLDILVSNPPYIPAGDIAGLQQEVRDHEPHLALDGGPDGLAPYRIMLEQLQLLSAPPQIVGFELGMGQARDVAALLESAGHWPEIIIVPDLAGIERHVLGVRPSEQVTKM; from the coding sequence ATGACGCCGGAGCAGAGCTGCCGGGAAGCCTTTGTCGAGGCTTCCTCTTTTTTGGAGAAGTGCGGCGTGTACGAGCCGCAGAACAATGCCCGGCTGCTGCTGGAGCATGTGCTGGGCGTCTATGGCGCACAGTACTACATGATGCAGCCGGAGCCGTTCCCCGGGGAGCTGCGCAGCCGCTGGGAAGAAGCCGTTACGCGCAAGGCTGCGGGTGAGCCGGCGCAGTATATTATCGGCAGCCAGGAGTTTTACGGGCTGCCGTTCGAAGTCACGCCGGCCGTGCTGATCCCGCGGCCGGAGACCGAGCTGCTGGTCGAGGCTGTGCTGCGCGAAGCCGACCGCGTGTGTGCTGGCGCCGGCCGTGCAGTGCACGCCGTCGACATTGGTACGGGCAGCGGTGCCATCGCCGTGACGATGGCTTCGCTTCGCCCGCAGTGGCAGGTGTCCGCCGGGGATCTCTCGGCGGATGCGCTGCAGGTGGCCGCGCGCAACGCGGCCGCGAACGGTGTACAGATCGACTTCCGTGAAGGCGATCTGCTGGCCCCGTTCGCCGGGGAGCGGTTGGACATTCTGGTGTCCAACCCGCCCTATATCCCGGCAGGAGATATCGCCGGGCTGCAGCAGGAGGTGCGCGATCATGAGCCGCACCTCGCATTGGATGGCGGTCCGGACGGGCTTGCCCCGTACCGTATCATGCTGGAGCAGCTGCAGCTGCTGTCTGCGCCGCCGCAGATTGTCGGTTTTGAGCTGGGCATGGGCCAGGCTCGGGACGTGGCGGCGCTGCTGGAATCGGCGGGGCATTGGCCGGAAATTATCATTGTTCCTGACCTTGCCGGAATTGAGCGGCATGTCCTGGGTGTTCGACCTTCGGAACAGGTGACAAAAATGTAA
- a CDS encoding GNAT family N-acetyltransferase: MELSPMNTEQFASFRSRSIADFAQEKVEAGTWAPEEALERAEESYERYLPEGLETPGAYVYNLVHPVDGIVGYIWFNVTENRRGKEAFLLDIVVEEVHRGKGYGKETMEALEKSARSLGVDRIGLHVFGHNERASSLYRKMGYEVTDLTMYKEIKDKG, from the coding sequence ATGGAACTGTCCCCAATGAATACGGAACAATTTGCGAGTTTTCGCAGCCGTTCGATTGCGGATTTTGCACAGGAAAAAGTAGAAGCAGGCACGTGGGCGCCGGAAGAGGCATTAGAACGGGCAGAGGAATCTTATGAGCGTTATCTGCCGGAAGGTTTGGAGACGCCAGGGGCATACGTATACAATCTGGTGCATCCTGTGGACGGCATTGTCGGGTACATCTGGTTTAATGTTACGGAGAATCGCCGGGGGAAAGAAGCCTTTCTGCTGGATATTGTGGTGGAAGAGGTGCATCGCGGCAAAGGGTATGGCAAAGAGACGATGGAGGCGCTTGAAAAGAGCGCGCGAAGTCTTGGAGTAGATCGCATTGGGCTGCATGTGTTTGGACATAATGAGCGGGCGAGCAGCCTGTATCGCAAAATGGGCTATGAAGTGACGGACTTGACGATGTACAAAGAGATCAAGGACAAGGGCTAG
- the ychF gene encoding redox-regulated ATPase YchF, translating into MALKAGIVGLPNVGKSTLFNAITQAGAESANYPFCTIDPNVGIVEVPDERLDKLTELVEPKKTVPTAFEFVDIAGLVRGASKGEGLGNKFLAHIREVDAIVHVVRCFVDENITHVDGKIDPISDIQTINLELILADIESVEKKIDRSKKNMKGGNKTAAQEVEVLEKVKAVLYEDMPARSMELSDEERLIVRDLHLLTLKPVLYAANVAEDEIGDVANNAYVQKVREFAAAENAEVVPISAKVEEEISELEGEDKQMFLEELGIQESGLNLLIKAAYKLLGLYTYFTAGVQEVRAWTIRKGTKAPGAAGVIHTDFERGFIRAEVVSYDDLVAAGSMNGAKERGQLRLEGKEYVVNDGDVMHFRFNV; encoded by the coding sequence ATGGCTTTGAAAGCTGGGATCGTGGGTCTGCCGAACGTTGGTAAATCTACATTGTTTAACGCAATTACACAAGCAGGTGCCGAGTCCGCAAACTATCCGTTTTGTACGATCGACCCGAACGTGGGGATCGTTGAAGTACCGGACGAGCGTTTGGACAAATTGACAGAACTGGTTGAGCCGAAAAAAACGGTTCCTACCGCATTTGAATTCGTAGACATCGCAGGTCTGGTACGGGGAGCTTCCAAAGGCGAAGGTCTGGGCAACAAGTTTCTTGCCCACATCCGTGAAGTCGATGCGATCGTACACGTGGTACGCTGCTTCGTAGACGAGAATATCACGCACGTCGATGGAAAAATTGATCCGATCAGCGACATCCAGACGATCAATCTGGAGCTGATTCTGGCGGATATCGAGAGTGTAGAGAAAAAAATCGATCGCTCCAAGAAAAACATGAAGGGCGGCAACAAAACGGCTGCTCAAGAAGTGGAAGTATTGGAGAAGGTAAAAGCAGTTCTTTATGAAGATATGCCAGCACGCAGCATGGAGTTGTCGGATGAAGAGCGTCTGATCGTACGTGATCTGCACCTGCTTACGCTGAAACCGGTTCTGTATGCGGCCAACGTGGCTGAGGACGAAATTGGTGATGTAGCGAACAATGCGTACGTGCAGAAAGTAAGAGAATTCGCTGCTGCCGAGAACGCGGAAGTGGTGCCAATTAGCGCGAAGGTTGAAGAAGAAATCTCCGAGCTGGAAGGCGAAGATAAACAAATGTTCCTCGAAGAGCTGGGGATTCAGGAATCTGGTCTGAACCTGCTGATTAAAGCAGCTTACAAATTGCTTGGCCTGTACACGTACTTTACAGCGGGTGTACAAGAGGTTCGTGCATGGACGATCCGTAAAGGAACAAAAGCGCCCGGCGCAGCGGGTGTCATTCACACCGACTTCGAACGTGGATTCATCCGTGCAGAGGTTGTTTCATATGACGATCTGGTTGCAGCAGGTTCCATGAACGGTGCCAAAGAGCGCGGCCAACTGCGTCTGGAAGGTAAAGAGTATGTGGTGAATGACGGCGACGTGATGCATTTCCGTTTCAACGTGTAA
- the spoIIR gene encoding stage II sporulation protein R — MSRRIVKQIGLIIVCLMMIIMMWEGQKTDAAVAATAIPEQSIRLRILANSDGAGDQLVKREIRDAVVAQMGEWVGTLENPQSLEQARHVIREHLSEIENRVGEELTKRGLTYDYQVELGTVPFPTKLYGGTVYPAGDYEAVRITLGEGKGQNWWCVLFPPLCFIDASTGDALAKPAAVSAAGADSVEVKASMQGETPEARFFLWDIAVKLWDWVTGLFS; from the coding sequence ATGAGCAGACGAATCGTGAAGCAAATTGGACTTATTATTGTATGTCTTATGATGATCATTATGATGTGGGAAGGTCAGAAAACGGATGCGGCTGTTGCAGCGACGGCGATACCGGAGCAGTCGATTCGATTGCGGATACTGGCAAATTCCGATGGGGCAGGAGATCAGCTTGTCAAACGTGAGATACGGGATGCGGTGGTTGCACAGATGGGCGAGTGGGTCGGAACCTTGGAAAATCCGCAAAGTCTGGAGCAGGCACGCCATGTGATTCGGGAGCATCTGTCCGAGATTGAGAATCGGGTAGGTGAAGAGTTAACGAAACGTGGACTGACCTATGATTATCAAGTAGAGCTCGGCACGGTTCCTTTTCCTACTAAGCTGTATGGCGGCACGGTATACCCTGCAGGTGATTATGAAGCGGTACGGATCACGCTGGGTGAAGGCAAAGGGCAGAACTGGTGGTGTGTATTGTTCCCGCCATTGTGTTTTATCGATGCGAGTACAGGGGATGCACTGGCTAAACCAGCTGCAGTCTCTGCGGCAGGAGCAGACTCGGTAGAGGTGAAGGCATCCATGCAGGGAGAGACGCCTGAAGCAAGATTCTTTCTATGGGATATAGCTGTGAAACTGTGGGATTGGGTAACAGGATTATTCTCCTAA
- a CDS encoding SUKH-4 family immunity protein, whose product MENTSKVVRFDPALVEKAGLDRETQELLLHSGLLQIRMNGEDILGIRFDSQTNQGLIWAEDDLRMLLPIGYEWDEKTAILGLEAGTGILYRIDVQTGECAVVNSSIHRFMEFLHRYASFIHEHSKQAAPSVMTLEQAQAKLEAFRRGEIKPRSQQSDRSTRDQALKDLRLFYTEKDPVSVLNEETWWSVVLEQVEDGVL is encoded by the coding sequence TTGGAGAATACGTCTAAGGTCGTTCGATTTGATCCTGCACTTGTAGAAAAGGCAGGGCTGGACAGAGAGACACAGGAGCTGCTGCTGCATTCTGGTCTGCTGCAGATCAGGATGAACGGTGAAGATATACTCGGTATCCGGTTTGACTCACAGACGAATCAAGGTCTGATATGGGCAGAAGATGATCTTCGAATGCTGCTCCCTATCGGTTATGAGTGGGATGAGAAGACGGCAATCCTCGGGCTGGAGGCTGGCACGGGGATACTATATAGAATAGATGTACAGACCGGAGAGTGTGCCGTGGTGAACAGCAGCATCCATCGGTTTATGGAATTTTTGCACAGGTACGCATCATTCATTCATGAGCATTCCAAGCAAGCTGCACCCAGTGTCATGACGCTGGAACAAGCGCAGGCGAAGCTGGAGGCTTTTCGGCGCGGAGAGATTAAACCTCGATCGCAGCAAAGTGACCGATCTACCAGAGATCAGGCGTTGAAGGATCTGCGTTTATTTTATACAGAGAAAGACCCGGTAAGTGTGCTGAATGAGGAGACTTGGTGGAGCGTTGTGCTGGAGCAGGTAGAAGATGGGGTGCTCTAG
- a CDS encoding aspartyl-phosphate phosphatase Spo0E family protein, producing the protein MDRKELKLRIEEAREKLHQLKTEYGELLHPQVIHQSMVLDELINMYNHVKRIKPME; encoded by the coding sequence ATGGATCGTAAAGAGCTCAAACTGCGAATCGAGGAAGCGAGGGAGAAACTCCATCAATTAAAAACAGAGTACGGCGAGCTTCTTCACCCTCAGGTGATCCACCAATCTATGGTGCTGGATGAACTGATTAATATGTACAACCATGTTAAAAGGATAAAGCCGATGGAGTGA
- a CDS encoding FtsW/RodA/SpoVE family cell cycle protein, with the protein MLHKFKKIDYSIVFILLILMVISIMAIYSTTTGRPKVEGFTKNMIVFYVLGFAVFFGMSMINYKFIVKNYLYIYGLGLFLLVLVLFIGNEYYGAQGWLSIGGVSLQPSELFKLCLIVMLSTLLARKKNRPLFLGRDVIPISLCVLPPLLLVLLQNDLGAVLSYIFIWIGLLWIGNIKFSHALIGFVLAVSAIVAGIQAYIHYHDEITGFLKDIKRAHWAERFDPWLVPELTSRDVLWQTYNAKLAIGSGGVTGKGYMEGTTIQSNRVPLAYADSIFVQIGEEFGFVGASVLLLLYFILIHRLVLIALECKDRVGAYLIVGIIAMILYQVFVNIGPFIGLMPLTGITLPFISYGGTSLLINMISMGIAMSIKVHTEDNEDILGSAEQPSITELVMKLFRRKPVQQEQPEQ; encoded by the coding sequence ATGCTGCACAAATTCAAAAAGATCGACTACTCCATCGTTTTTATTTTGTTGATCCTGATGGTCATCAGTATAATGGCCATTTACAGTACTACGACTGGTCGTCCGAAGGTCGAGGGATTCACCAAAAATATGATTGTATTTTATGTTTTGGGTTTTGCTGTTTTTTTCGGAATGTCCATGATCAACTATAAATTCATCGTCAAAAATTATTTATATATCTATGGGCTTGGTCTGTTCCTGTTAGTTCTGGTTTTGTTTATCGGTAATGAGTACTACGGAGCCCAAGGCTGGCTTTCGATTGGCGGAGTCAGTCTGCAGCCTTCGGAGCTGTTCAAGCTATGTCTTATTGTCATGTTATCGACACTGCTCGCCAGAAAGAAGAACAGGCCTTTGTTTTTAGGGCGAGATGTCATTCCCATCAGTCTGTGTGTTCTGCCGCCCTTACTGCTTGTGCTGCTGCAAAATGACCTGGGTGCGGTACTCAGTTATATCTTTATCTGGATCGGTCTATTATGGATCGGCAATATCAAATTTTCACATGCATTGATTGGTTTTGTACTGGCGGTAAGCGCAATCGTTGCTGGCATACAGGCCTATATTCATTATCATGATGAAATTACAGGTTTCCTCAAAGATATTAAACGTGCACACTGGGCAGAGCGGTTCGACCCTTGGCTCGTGCCTGAACTGACATCCAGAGATGTATTATGGCAGACATACAATGCCAAACTTGCCATAGGTTCGGGTGGTGTTACCGGCAAAGGGTATATGGAAGGAACGACCATTCAATCCAATCGGGTACCCTTGGCTTACGCGGACTCGATTTTTGTACAGATCGGTGAAGAATTTGGTTTTGTTGGTGCTTCGGTACTGCTTTTATTGTATTTCATCCTGATTCATAGGCTGGTGTTGATCGCTTTGGAATGTAAGGACCGGGTAGGTGCCTATTTAATCGTAGGCATTATTGCGATGATTCTGTATCAGGTCTTTGTTAATATTGGTCCGTTTATAGGCCTCATGCCGCTGACCGGTATTACGCTTCCTTTTATCAGCTATGGGGGTACATCACTGCTGATCAACATGATCAGTATGGGCATTGCCATGAGCATCAAGGTGCACACCGAAGACAACGAAGATATTCTGGGATCAGCGGAACAGCCGAGCATTACGGAACTAGTGATGAAGCTGTTCAGACGCAAACCTGTGCAGCAGGAGCAGCCGGAACAGTAA
- a CDS encoding transcriptional regulator, producing MFPLNSNTTIREHLEIYLKTNHMTLNQFSEISGVNSGTLSGTLNGSRPIGMQQLDRITEGMRLEEGYFYDLYIQECFVHSSPDWRRLRPFLYRCAELDKVKYMEEAVNLIMDNLSYAPLLFELAEQLYHEGRLIAARPLYRCVAESEKMQHSERLALSQYRLFTIGLSKDQMSNLALATQFEFFVDRLDEPYQLDGLNDLINVYASLRRWDKLLELGEKLKVRATIHYELNGNRKSKETKKEIVFYVLYSYLVMGSACFYLEDYKTALHYITQYIDHSWVQCPTEAEELVMLQFQEWAEANRFMYMLRDGQVHVLPDYLNYISNKENEVFPALCEIVVAANSFNLDIEHVLNKYESVFLYQEQVSRIGKMSSQITNDRYARLLMGISEYYFGKEDYKNGFKTLLDSLSFSLEINNGLSMLKCVGLFEKNRRYASDSLIMRYQHLISEVQNLNDKKISFSYSNM from the coding sequence GTGTTCCCGTTGAACTCAAATACCACAATACGTGAACATTTAGAAATTTATTTGAAAACAAATCATATGACTCTTAATCAATTTTCAGAAATTTCAGGTGTTAATTCTGGTACGTTAAGCGGGACGTTGAATGGGAGCCGCCCTATCGGTATGCAACAACTAGATCGGATTACGGAAGGTATGAGGTTGGAGGAAGGTTATTTTTACGATTTATACATACAAGAGTGTTTTGTGCATTCAAGCCCAGATTGGCGAAGGTTAAGACCGTTTTTGTATCGTTGTGCGGAACTTGATAAGGTTAAATATATGGAAGAAGCTGTTAACCTGATTATGGATAATCTGTCTTATGCTCCTCTCTTATTTGAGTTGGCAGAGCAGTTATACCATGAAGGGAGGCTGATAGCAGCTAGACCTCTCTATCGTTGCGTAGCTGAGAGTGAGAAGATGCAGCATTCGGAACGGTTGGCGCTAAGTCAGTATCGGTTGTTTACGATTGGACTTTCCAAAGATCAGATGAGTAACCTAGCACTTGCCACACAGTTTGAATTTTTTGTGGATCGTTTAGACGAGCCTTATCAACTTGATGGATTAAATGATCTTATTAATGTATATGCATCCTTGCGTCGATGGGATAAGTTATTAGAATTAGGGGAAAAACTCAAAGTGAGAGCAACAATTCATTATGAGTTGAACGGAAATAGAAAATCTAAGGAAACAAAAAAAGAGATTGTATTCTATGTATTGTACTCTTATTTAGTGATGGGAAGTGCCTGCTTTTACCTTGAAGATTACAAGACAGCCCTTCATTATATCACACAGTATATAGATCATAGTTGGGTACAGTGTCCTACTGAAGCTGAAGAACTTGTGATGCTTCAATTCCAAGAATGGGCTGAAGCGAATCGGTTTATGTATATGCTAAGAGATGGACAAGTACATGTGCTTCCTGATTACTTGAATTATATTTCCAATAAAGAAAATGAAGTGTTTCCAGCTTTATGTGAAATTGTAGTTGCGGCGAATTCATTCAACTTAGATATTGAACATGTTCTGAATAAATACGAATCTGTGTTCCTTTATCAGGAACAGGTTAGTCGAATAGGCAAGATGAGTAGTCAAATTACGAATGATCGTTACGCTCGTTTGTTAATGGGAATAAGTGAGTATTATTTTGGGAAAGAAGATTATAAAAATGGATTTAAAACATTACTGGATAGTTTATCCTTCTCTCTTGAGATCAACAATGGCTTATCTATGCTTAAATGTGTTGGGTTATTTGAAAAAAACCGAAGGTATGCATCCGATTCCCTAATAATGCGGTATCAACATCTAATTAGTGAGGTGCAAAATCTCAATGATAAAAAAATTAGTTTCTCTTATAGCAATATGTAG
- the prfA gene encoding peptide chain release factor 1, translating into MLDKLQALADRYEKLSELLCDPDVASDNKKLREYSKEQSDLQPTYDAYNEYKQVSEDLEAAKEMQGEKLDDEMREMVKMEIEELSARQKELDELIRVLMLPKDPNDDKNVIVEIRGAAGGDEAALFAADLYRMYTRYADAQGWKVELMDVNTNDLGGFKEVVFMINGRGAYSKMKYESGAHRVQRIPTTESGGRIHTSTSTVAVMPEAEDFDIEIHDKDIRVDTFCSSGAGGQSVNTTKSAVRVTHVPTGIVATCQDGKSQNSNKEKALQVLRTRIFDMKRMEEEAKISVERKSKVGTGDRSERIRTYNFPQSRVTDHRIGLTMHKLDQIMNGEIEDILSALTIAQQTEMMERGE; encoded by the coding sequence ATGTTGGATAAATTGCAGGCATTAGCCGATCGTTATGAAAAGCTGAGCGAGCTTTTGTGTGACCCGGATGTAGCCAGTGATAACAAAAAGCTGCGTGAATATTCCAAGGAGCAATCTGATCTTCAGCCGACATACGATGCGTACAATGAGTACAAACAAGTGAGCGAGGATCTGGAAGCGGCGAAGGAAATGCAGGGCGAGAAGCTGGATGACGAGATGCGCGAGATGGTCAAAATGGAAATCGAAGAACTGTCCGCACGTCAGAAAGAGCTGGATGAACTGATTCGTGTACTCATGCTGCCGAAAGACCCGAATGATGATAAAAACGTCATTGTGGAGATTCGCGGCGCAGCTGGTGGAGATGAAGCGGCGTTGTTTGCGGCAGATCTATACCGGATGTATACCCGTTATGCGGATGCACAGGGCTGGAAAGTGGAACTGATGGATGTGAACACGAATGACCTCGGTGGATTCAAAGAGGTTGTGTTCATGATCAACGGTCGCGGCGCATACAGCAAAATGAAATACGAGAGCGGTGCGCACCGTGTACAGCGTATTCCAACGACGGAATCCGGCGGACGGATTCATACATCGACTTCAACCGTTGCTGTAATGCCGGAAGCGGAAGATTTTGATATCGAAATTCACGATAAAGACATTCGTGTCGATACGTTCTGCTCCAGTGGTGCGGGTGGACAATCGGTTAATACAACGAAATCGGCGGTACGGGTAACCCACGTTCCAACGGGCATTGTAGCTACGTGTCAGGATGGAAAATCGCAGAACTCCAACAAGGAAAAAGCGCTGCAGGTGCTGCGTACACGTATCTTCGATATGAAACGCATGGAAGAAGAAGCGAAAATCTCCGTGGAGCGCAAAAGCAAAGTGGGAACGGGAGACCGCAGTGAGCGGATTCGCACGTACAACTTCCCGCAAAGCCGTGTTACCGATCACCGTATCGGTCTGACGATGCACAAGCTGGATCAGATCATGAACGGGGAGATCGAAGATATTCTGTCTGCACTGACGATTGCACAGCAGACGGAAATGATGGAAAGAGGAGAATAA
- a CDS encoding FtsW/RodA/SpoVE family cell cycle protein, which produces MWRMVKKLDGIILFVLLLLMVMSVFAIYSGTRFDPNLASHHVKTIYFYAAGFIAVIGIGLVNYKLYVRYAFLLYGIGIIFLILANVLGSKVNNANGWLKISESISFQPAELFKMILILFLAHLIVKRKRGDLGFWRDVVPIGCWTFIPFALVMAQNDLGNALGYVIILAAVLWIGNIKLKHALIGLTIIGAFFIGFIKAYTFYHDEVFSFLEKIKREHWAERIDPWLVPEKATAKAMWHTKNAGLAIGSGGIMGKGFLEGTSVQSGRVPYTYSDSIFVVIAEEFGFVGASLLILLYFILIHRMVLIALECKERAGPIIIVGIIGMLLYQVFENIGAFLGLMPLTGITLPFISYGGTSLLINMACIGLVMSIKLYGDEDEDELLPEEQPPSFMQRIWDLIKKRKEKREQHHAAVFTLEEVTYPVPQGNESKRLTGL; this is translated from the coding sequence ATGTGGAGAATGGTGAAAAAGCTGGACGGCATCATACTTTTTGTACTGCTGTTATTAATGGTTATGAGTGTATTTGCGATCTACAGCGGTACACGTTTTGATCCCAATCTGGCAAGTCATCATGTGAAAACCATTTATTTCTATGCAGCGGGGTTTATCGCTGTCATTGGAATTGGATTAGTCAACTACAAGCTGTATGTGAGATACGCATTTCTTCTGTACGGCATCGGTATCATTTTTCTAATATTGGCTAATGTGCTTGGAAGTAAGGTTAACAACGCGAACGGCTGGCTGAAGATCAGCGAGAGCATTTCGTTTCAACCTGCCGAATTGTTTAAAATGATTCTCATTTTGTTCCTCGCCCATCTTATTGTGAAGCGTAAACGAGGGGATCTGGGTTTTTGGAGAGACGTGGTGCCGATTGGATGTTGGACATTTATTCCGTTTGCCCTTGTTATGGCACAGAATGACTTGGGTAATGCTCTGGGGTATGTGATCATTCTGGCTGCAGTATTATGGATCGGCAATATCAAGCTGAAACATGCATTAATCGGGCTGACGATTATAGGTGCATTCTTTATTGGGTTCATCAAAGCATATACGTTCTACCATGATGAGGTGTTCTCATTTCTGGAAAAAATCAAACGGGAGCATTGGGCTGAACGGATTGATCCGTGGCTTGTTCCCGAGAAAGCAACTGCCAAAGCGATGTGGCATACGAAAAATGCCGGGCTTGCCATCGGATCAGGCGGGATTATGGGTAAAGGGTTCCTGGAAGGTACCTCTGTCCAAAGCGGACGTGTACCTTATACGTACTCGGATTCGATCTTTGTAGTGATCGCAGAGGAATTTGGTTTTGTAGGAGCTTCCCTGCTAATTCTATTATATTTTATCCTCATCCATCGGATGGTGCTGATCGCACTGGAGTGCAAAGAACGGGCCGGACCCATTATCATCGTGGGCATTATCGGTATGCTGCTCTATCAGGTGTTTGAAAATATAGGAGCATTTCTTGGGCTTATGCCGCTGACGGGCATCACGCTGCCATTTATCAGTTATGGCGGAACGTCTTTGCTGATCAACATGGCCTGTATCGGGCTGGTGATGAGCATTAAACTGTACGGGGACGAGGATGAAGATGAACTGCTCCCAGAGGAGCAGCCTCCGTCCTTCATGCAGCGAATCTGGGACTTGATCAAGAAGAGAAAAGAGAAAAGAGAACAGCATCATGCAGCTGTATTTACGTTGGAGGAAGTGACTTATCCTGTTCCCCAAGGAAATGAATCCAAGAGGTTGACAGGCCTGTGA